One region of Sulfurisphaera ohwakuensis genomic DNA includes:
- a CDS encoding DUF4322 domain-containing protein, with product MIIPDSVHPKTLAQIKEKLFSIIKGRKAEEAKKTLVTAALAKDSVENKAKEFGISPQTVRNYVEEQPQVIEQILNMIKTTSIKELGERKRVKISID from the coding sequence TTGATAATACCAGACTCCGTCCACCCAAAGACACTTGCACAAATCAAGGAAAAATTATTTTCCATCATAAAGGGAAGAAAGGCAGAAGAAGCCAAGAAAACACTTGTAACAGCAGCACTAGCAAAAGATTCCGTAGAAAACAAGGCAAAAGAATTTGGCATCTCACCACAAACAGTAAGAAACTACGTGGAAGAACAACCACAAGTAATAGAACAAATACTAAACATGATCAAAACAACCTCCATCAAGGAACTAGGTGAAAGAAAACGTGTAAAAATATCAATAGACTAA
- a CDS encoding aspartate aminotransferase family protein: protein MTENLDNSILDAPRIVVKPPGPKSLEILKQQEELETSALNYPKYFRIAVKEAKGSTIIDVDDNIYIDWFAGIAVVNLGHNNPIIRKAIETQLDKIWHYLEIPTEIRIEFMKTLRKTLNFDAKFLFTTTGADAVEAAVKIARWNTGKRYIIAFNEAYHGVTAGTVGLSNSTNHRKFQPYYDNNVIRLPYPYEYRCPFRDCLNEVLSLVEHEIKINDVAGLIVEPIAGEGGYIVPPKGFLKGLREITTEYNIPLIVDEVQTGVGRTGKIWAYEWEGIKPDIVTIAKAIGEGIPISLVAYNKDLDKLPQAFHLGTYRGNPLGIAVGNATLNYLMNSNILDRVVSLGEYAKKRFDEIMENYYKGKYDVRGLGFMIGVEFSNERKDPINVKPYIETLLEKGVIMYKAGIYDNVLRFMAPLTIPKQLLDRGLEKFEEAVKEEPRNA, encoded by the coding sequence ATGACGGAAAATTTAGATAACAGTATCTTAGATGCTCCAAGAATAGTAGTCAAACCGCCTGGACCTAAATCGTTAGAAATTTTAAAACAACAAGAAGAATTAGAAACGTCTGCCCTAAATTATCCTAAATACTTTAGGATAGCAGTAAAAGAGGCCAAGGGATCTACAATAATTGATGTAGACGATAACATATACATAGATTGGTTTGCTGGAATTGCTGTAGTTAATTTAGGGCATAATAATCCAATAATAAGAAAAGCAATAGAAACTCAATTGGATAAAATCTGGCATTATTTGGAAATTCCAACTGAAATAAGAATAGAATTCATGAAAACTCTAAGAAAAACACTTAACTTCGATGCGAAATTTTTGTTTACAACAACGGGTGCAGATGCCGTAGAAGCTGCGGTAAAAATAGCTAGATGGAACACTGGGAAAAGATACATTATAGCATTTAATGAAGCATATCACGGAGTTACAGCGGGAACTGTGGGATTAAGTAATTCAACTAACCATAGAAAGTTCCAACCATATTATGATAATAATGTAATAAGACTACCATATCCTTACGAATATAGATGTCCATTTAGAGATTGTCTAAATGAAGTTCTTTCTCTAGTAGAACATGAAATAAAAATTAATGATGTAGCTGGATTAATAGTTGAGCCGATAGCTGGGGAGGGTGGATATATAGTCCCTCCCAAGGGATTTTTGAAGGGATTAAGAGAAATAACTACGGAATACAATATTCCTCTAATAGTTGATGAAGTACAAACTGGGGTTGGAAGGACTGGGAAAATTTGGGCTTATGAGTGGGAAGGAATAAAGCCAGACATAGTTACGATAGCTAAAGCTATTGGTGAGGGAATTCCTATATCATTAGTTGCATATAATAAAGATCTTGATAAATTACCTCAAGCCTTTCATTTAGGCACGTATAGAGGTAATCCTTTAGGAATAGCTGTGGGAAACGCTACATTAAACTACTTAATGAATTCTAACATTTTGGATAGAGTTGTCTCTTTAGGTGAATATGCTAAAAAGAGGTTTGATGAGATTATGGAGAATTACTATAAAGGAAAGTACGATGTTAGAGGATTAGGTTTTATGATAGGAGTAGAATTTTCAAACGAACGCAAAGATCCAATTAATGTCAAGCCTTATATAGAGACACTTTTGGAGAAAGGAGTGATTATGTATAAAGCTGGAATTTACGACAATGTGCTAAGATTTATGGCACCGCTAACAATTCCTAAGCAATTATTGGATAGAGGATTAGAAAAATTTGAGGAAGCAGTGAAGGAGGAACCAAGAAATGCATAG